One part of the Dermacentor silvarum isolate Dsil-2018 chromosome 6, BIME_Dsil_1.4, whole genome shotgun sequence genome encodes these proteins:
- the LOC119455732 gene encoding paired amphipathic helix protein Sin3a, which produces MSRRLEEHHPGLNSSAGAVFPGRNHASSGGFHRPTLGGVAPGGGGIVGGSAVGSRAKPPSQRQPLALLQDSTHSGAPTVADNRENMQGPGVQFTVQSSGFQPRLGAGSLSQLGHNHSPSSVHHPLGGQSHATQAHTPQLHGQQQFQRLKVEDALSYLDQVKLRFGNQPQVYNDFLDIMKEFKSQSIDTPGVIQRVSNLFKGHPELIVGFNTFLPPGYRIEVQANEQVNVSMPGSLSTTLTAGGVPIGPPQPTVPQAPPAATPVGGAAPGIVAPASAAASPPTGIKSGHLPISGPPPSGLGGGQAPHSSPPSHAPTAPQPPAVATSGQTAAAPASQASQPVEFNHAINYVNKIKNRFQGQPDIYKQFLEILHTYQKEQRNLKEGVQTGAKPLTESEVYAQVAKLFQNQEDLLQEFGQFLPDANGASTHSLVSHGLDFGFQPVKAVNNDHTAAAKKPSTGLTKPSLVSGLSTSLKQAGPPLKRPLSHLSGSVTKKQKMTSLKDVSLAEAGKHGTLNEFAFFDKVRRALRGQEVYENFLRCLILYNQEIVSRSELVHLVTPFLGKFPELFKWFKDFIGYKDLGGQIEPIPNKVVQQERISGDPSMEIDYSSCKRYGASYRALPKNVVQPKCSGRTPLCKEVLNDTWVSFPSWSEDSTFVSSRKTQYEEYIYRCEDERFELDVVVETNLSTIRILEAIQKKLQRMSAEEKQRFQLLDNLGGSSNVLQQQAIRRIYGDKAADIIEGLKRNPVVAVPLVLRRLKAKEEEWREAQKSFNKVWREQNEKYYLKSLDHQGITFKQNDVKFLRSKSLLNEIEAIYEERREQMEEGTGEVPTGPHMSLAYLDRSILDDAANLIIHHVKRQTGINKEDKQKIKQLLRQFIPDLFCLPRGELSDDEVDKEDDIMTEDGESQPFPSTPNHRPDDAFPKDSDKSAVRTASEDCTGSADGSQLSAPPMQNLYSDDSYALFFVNDHWYLFFRLHHLLCERLTKIYKQSTNLAADEAKERKDRKESTAVALRLKPRSEVEVEDYYPVFLDMVKSLLDGNMDGTQYEDTLREMFGIHAYTVFTLDKVVQNAVRQLQHIVCDEACLRCTELFVEEQRVGGAGGTCATAAHRAHLESSYQKKAEQALVNDNCFKLVLYQKETKLTIELIDTESDMSEDPVEIEKWSEYVDKYVAGEDSISDELRDQLAKKPVFLPRNVRARRQQVKKQESEAKKLASSTNGNSNNNGTCNKSPCTNDESTNDEVPFAAAVGGAALGSSVSAGAGKTDLVEDSQCKFNLNSYKMVFVVNSSSYIYNRRALRRAQQSHRKVSQRMHHSFSKWHQGWLDKNVDSEQDRLCEDWLLGLGYECTTNCIQLPDCSRPPYRPFRRFRTSSSARS; this is translated from the exons GCCACGTTTGGGAGCTGGAAGCCTCTCCCAGCTGGGTCACAACCACAGCCCATCATCAGTGCACCACCCCTTGGGTGGGCAATCACATGCAACTCAG GCGCACACACCTCAGCTGCATGGGCAGCAGCAGTTCCAGAGGTTGAAAGTGGAAGATGCCCTGTCTTATCTTGACCAAGTCAAGTTGAGGTTTGGCAACCAGCCTCAAGTATACAATGATTTTCTGGACATCATGAAAGAATTCAAGTCGCAAAG CATTGACACCCCAGGTGTGATCCAACGGGTGTCGAACCTCTTCAAAGGTCACCCAGAGCTCATAGTTGGCTTCAACACCTTCCTGCCACCCGGCTACCGGATTGAGGTACAGGCTAATGAGCAGGTGAACGTGAGCATGCCGGGCTCCCTGTCGACAACCCTGACGGCAGGGGGAGTGCCCATAGGGCCCCCACAGCCAACAGTGCCACAGGCCCCGCCTGCAGCGACTCCTGTGGGCGGCGCTGCCCCTGGCATCGTTGCACCTGCCTCGGCAGCGGCGTCCCCACCCACGGGCATTAAG AGTGGCCACCTGCCGATCAGCGGGCCTCCTCCCAGTGGCCTGGGTGGAGGGCAGGCCCCTCACAGCAGCCCCCCCTCACATGCCCCCACGGCCCCGCAGCCGCCTGCGGTGGCCACCAGCGGGCAGACTGCCGCGGCCCCCGCCTCGCAAGCCAGCCAGCCAGTCGAGTTCAACCATGCCATCAACTATGTGAACAAAATTAAG AATCGTTTCCAAGGCCAGCCAGACATATACAAGCAGTTCCTGGAGATACTGCATACTTACCAGAAGGAGCAGCGAAACCTGAAAGAG ggTGTACAGACCGGTGCCAAGCCATTAACAGAGTCAGAAGTGTATGCCCAAGTGGCCAAACTTTTCCAAAACCAAGAAGACTTGCTCCAAGAGTTTGGTCAGTTCCTGCCAGATGCAAATGGGGCCTCTACACACTCCCTG GTGTCGCACGGTCTGGACTTTGGCTTCCAACCGGTGAAGGCAGTCAACAATGACCACACTGCTGCAGCAAAAAAGCCAAGCACAGGCCTCACCAAACCAAGTCTTGTTTCAGGCTTGAGCACTTCACTCAAGCAAGCAGGCCCACCGCTCAAGAGGCCATTGTCACACTTGTCAGGATCCGTTACGAAG AAGCAAAAGATGACCAGTCTTAAGGATGTAAGCCTTGCCGAGGCTGGCAAGCATGGCACCCTCAATGAGTTTGCCTTCTTTGACAAG GTTCGCCGTGCTCTGCGCGGACAGGAGGTCTACGAGAATTTTCTTCGTTGTTTGATCCTTTACAACCAGGAAATTGTGTCCCGGTCAGAGTTGGTCCACCTCGTGACTCCCTTCCTTGG GAAATTTCCAGAGCTGTTCAAGTGGTTCAAAGACTTCATTGGGTACAAGGATCTTGGTGGACAGATAGAGCCCATTCCTAACAAAGTCGTCCAGCAAGAACGCATCTCAGGCGATCCATCCATGGAAATTG ATTACTCATCCTGCAAACGCTATGGTGCCAGCTACAGAGCACTGCCAAAAAATGTTGTACAGCCGAAGTGCAGTGGCCGAACACCTCTATGTAAAGAG GTTTTGAATGACACGTGGGTCTCATTTCCGTCATGGTCTGAGGATTCCACATTTGTTAGCTCACGCAAAACCCAGTATGAAGAATACATTTACCGCTGTGAAGACGAGCGCTTTGAG TTGGATGTGGTTGTCGAAACCAACCTGTCGACAATCCGTATTCTGGAGGCAATACAGAAGAAGCTGCAGCGAATGAGCGCAGAGGAAAAGCAGCGCTTCCAGCTGCTTGACAACCTTGGAGGCTCATCAAATGTGCTGCAGCAGCAGGCCATCCGGCGCATCTACGGCGACAAGGCTGCTGACATCATCGAGGGCCTCAAGCGCAACCCTGTCGTCGCTGTTCCCCTTGTACTGCGCAGGCTCAAAGCCAAAGAGGAAGAGTGGCGCGAGGCACAGAAGAGCTTCAACAAG GTCTGGCGAGAGCAGAATGAGAAGTACTACCTCAAGTCGCTGGATCACCAGGGCATCACGTTCAAGCAGAATGATGTCAAGTTTTTGCGTTCCAAGAGCCTTCTGAACGAGATTGAAGCCATATATGAAGAGCGCCGGGAGCAGATGGAAGAAGGTACTGGGGAAGTTCCTACGGGGCCCCACATGAGTCTGGCCTACCTTGACCGGTCCATTCTGGATGATGCAGCTAATCTGATTATCCATCATGTGAAGCGCCAAACGGGTATCAACAAGGAAGACAAGCAGAAGATAAAGCAACTGCTGCGTCAATTCATCCCAGACCTGTTCTGTCTGCCACGTGGCGAACTCTCCGATGACGAGGTTGACAAAGAGGATGACATAATGACCGAGGATGGTGAGAGCCAGCCATTTCCCTCAACACCCAATCACCGGCCAGATGATGCCTTCCCCAAGGATAGTGACAAAAGTGCAGTTCGGACAGCCTCAGAGGATTGCACCGGCAGCGCAGATGGCTCGCAGCTGAGTGCGCCGCCGATGCAGAACCTCTACTCGGATGACTCGTACGCACTCTTCTTTGTCAATGACCACTGGTATCTGTTCTTTCGGTTGCACCATCTGCTGTGTGAGCGTCTCACAAAAATCTACAAGCAGTCGACAAACTTGGCTGCGGATGAGGCAAAGGAGCGCAAGGACCGAAAGGAATCCACAGCTGTGGCACTGCGGCTGAAGCCTCGGAGCGAG GTGGAAGTGGAGGACTACTACCCAGTGTTCCTGGACATGGTGAAGAGCCTGCTGGACGGCAACATGGACGGCACGCAGTACGAGGACACCCTGCGAGAAATGTTTGGCATCCACGCCTACACGGTGTTCACGCTGGACAAGGTGGTGCAGAATGCGGTGCGGCAGCTGCAGCACATCGTGTGCGACGAGGCATGCCTGCGCTGCACCGAGCTCTTTGTGGAGGAGCAGCGGGTCGGAGGCGCAGGAGGCACATGTGCCACCGCCGCACACCGTGCGCACCTCGAATCCAGCTACCAGAAGAAAGCCGAGCAGGCCTTGGTCAACGACAACTGCTTCAAACTTGTGCTG TACCAGAAGGAGACCAAGCTTACGATAGAGCTGATTGATACAGAAAGCGACATGTCTGAAGATCCTGTGGAGATAGAGAAATGGTCAGAGTACGTTGACAAATACGTGGCGGGTGAAGATTCCATCTCGGACGAACTGAGAGACCAGCTGGCGAAAAAACCCGTCTTTCTTCCTCG caATGTACGAGCCCGCCGGCAGCAAGTGAAAAAACAAGAGAGCGAAGCCAAGAAGTTGGCTTCCAGCACTAATGGCAACAGCAACAATAATGGCACCTGCAATAAGAGTCCTTGCACCAACGATGAGAGCACCAATGATGAGGTGCCTTTCGCTGCAGCCGTAGGTGGCGCTGCACTGGGGTCATCTGTGTCGGCTGGTGCAGGCAAAACGGACTTGGTGGAGGACAGTCAGTGCAAGTTTAACCTCAATTCGTACAAGATGGTGTTTGTTGTCAACAGCTCAAGTTACATCTACAACCGGCGGGCATTGCGTCGGGCACAGCAG TCTCATCGAAAAGTGTCTCAGCGGATGCATCACAGCTTCAGCAAGTGGCACCAGGGCTGGCTGGACAAGAATGTGGACAGCGAGCAGGACAGGTTATGTGAGGACTGGCTGCTGGGTCTTGGCTATGAATGTACAACAAACTGCATTCAACTTCCGGACTGTTCACGGCCACCCTACCGCCCGTTCCGACGCTTCCGGACTTCGTCTTCTGCCCGCTCGTGA